From a region of the Drosophila virilis strain 15010-1051.87 chromosome 3, Dvir_AGI_RSII-ME, whole genome shotgun sequence genome:
- the LOC6622109 gene encoding trichohyalin yields MPPNAHKSSLKIINAKYAAEMYEPEAESDEDCEVYFLKPVNEYNIVDKIKEANKQLFAIYDEEEAGAGQDNPNSSSRKVTFALNLEDYEPMTAQQQQPEEVSSPPAELLQQLAQLKLRTERGERFAAIEEEPVQELARAAMEQQQAEAEVEEDICEEILELSEMENSSSKQPEASQIPASMDYEDDFLGVDEDDLQAASEPLTADIQKHRIARQNTFDLNAEEMPDSDQRSLTNLLTESDCEEDERVVNEARIKLRQAYKSLYKTLDAKGQAQINRLTGQDNGDVEDDDLSIIVASYIPDDFELDERSIYYKKDDETAQTPNNNNTSRSTSTKTFFNARRFSFRRRARATPSAPVAPPPDIKMNYKICCEHRNALQEKLPRYTGYMSEYGLSAKQLQQRDQQLRRKQRFAMEQTLNRNEHELKKLQDNERAFTTWLKNKMRYPINKTRNMFDATRRRATVAAAASSPNPHQQKRREQQHEQLRSGRRRDSNEVHTYRYLLGSWNK; encoded by the exons ATGCCGCCTAACGCACATAAATCCAGTCTAAAAATAATCAACGCAAAATACGCAGCAGAGATGTATGAGCCGGAGGCGGAGTCGGACGAGGATTGCGAAGTTTACT TCCTGAAGCCCGTCAACGAATACAACATCGTGGACAAGATTAAGGAGGCCAACAAGCAGCTATTTGCGATCTACGATGAGGAAGAGGCGGGCGCTGGCCAAGATAATCCCAATAGCAGCAGCCGCAAGGTGACTTTTGCACTCAATCTGGAGGATTACGAGCCGATgacagcgcagcagcaacagccggaGGAGGTAAGCAGTCCGCCGGCCGAGCTGTTGCAACAGTTGGCACAGCTGAAGCTTAGAACCGAGCGTGGCGAGCGCTTTGCGGCCATAGAAGAGGAGCCGGTCCAGGAGCTGGCGAGGGCAGcaatggagcagcagcaggcggaggCAGAAGTGGAGGAGGATATATGCGAGGAAATCCTGGAGCTCAGCGAAATggaaaacagcagcagcaagcagccAGAAGCGAGCCAAATCCCGGCCAGCATGGACTACGAGGATGACTTTTTGGGCGTGGATGAAGATGATCTCCAGGCTGCCAGCGAACCGCTAACCGCCGACATCCAGAAGCATCGCATTGCACGCCAGAACACATTCGACTTGAACGCTGAAGAAATGCCTGACTCGGATCAGCGGAGTCTGACCAATCTGCTCACGGAGTCCGACTGCGAGGAGGACGAGCGCGTCGTGAACGAAGCGCGCATCAAATTACGCCAGGCCTACAAGAGTCTATACAAAACGTTGGATGCGAAGGGGCAGGCGCAAATAAATAGATTAACTGGCCAGGACAACGGGGATGTGGAGGATGATGACTTGTCCATCATTGTGGCCAGCTATATACCCGATGACTTCGAGCTGGACGAGCGCAGCATTTACTACAAAAAGGATGATGAGACGGCACAAacgcccaacaacaacaacacgagcaGGAGCACGAGCACCAAGACCTTCTTCAATGCCCGACGCTTTAGCTTTAGGCGTCGCGCCAGAGCCACGCCCAGTGCGCCAGTTGCTCCGCCGCCGGACATCAAAATGAATTATAAAATCTGCTGCGAGCATCGAAATGCGCTGCAGGAGAAGCTGCCCCGCTACACCGGCTACATGTCCGAGTACGGGCTGAGCgcgaagcagctgcagcaacggGATCAGCAGCTGCGTCGCAAGCAGCGCTTCGCCATGGAGCAGACGCTGAATCGGAACGAGCACGAGCTGAAGAAGCTGCAGGATAACGAGCGTGCATTTACCACCTGGCTGAAGAACAAGATGCGTTATCCCATCAACAAGACGCGCAACATGTTCGATGCGACGAGAAGGCGCGCCACcgtagcagctgctgcaagcAGTCCAAATCCTCACCAGCAAAAGCGCCGGGAGCAGCAACACGAGCAGCTGAGATCGGGTCGTCGGCGTGACAGCAACGAGGTGCACACCTATCGCTATCTGCTGGGCAGCTGGAACAAGTAG
- the LOC6623319 gene encoding transmembrane protein 134, with amino-acid sequence MYNNVARGFSIHDAFEEEEEEAIRVYGSTVISTPMRGGVSGSAKQGRSTEDVSIRIQDPKGYNKYAEDTTSRDSDSLIQEYGNLPTEETNTYCWRHPKVRENWRTVLAAFTLLVVGTGLFVMGTFAIADPHNTSQGVVFFVAGLICFIPGAYHVVYIWLAAKGYRGFDFYHLPLFT; translated from the exons atGTACAACAACGTTGCACGGGGCTTCTCCATACACGACGCATTCgaggaggaggaagaggaGGCGATACGTGTCTATGGCTCCACAGTGATATCGACGCCAATGCGCGGTGGCGTAAGCGGCAGCGCCAAACAAGGTCGCTCCACCGAAGATGTATCCATACGCATACAGGATCCAAA GGGCTACAACAAATACGCCGAAGACACAACGTCGCGGGACAGCGACTCCCTGATACAGGAATATGGCAATCTGCCCACGGAGGAGACGAACACATATTGCTGGCGGCATCCAAAGGTGCGCGAAAATTGGCGCACAGTTCTGGCCGCGTTCACGCTCCTCGTGGTGGGCACCGGGCTATTTGTGATGGGCACCTTTGCCATTGCCGATCCACACAATACATCACAGGgtgttgtattttttgttgctggacTCATTTGCTTTATACCGGGCGCCTATCATGTCGTCTATATATGGCTGGCGGCCAAAGGCTATCGAGGGTTTGACTTTTACCATTTACCTTTGTTtacataa
- the HBS1 gene encoding protein HBS1: protein MSRHRIVRGMDYNDEYDGYDDVYGHSVDDDCVSPTDQQWLYDRARGQQSMSAFIKKNKNIEEEAEDDDEDDDDEAYQKARRDSENFQMPELDDIAQAKLSSCVDEVRSVVGDAVSERRIVETSMRFDYDIQKILDDILNEETNKKEKEKRPQKLKLNATTPATKSSTTPKPTPTKITLSAVKDARRGFDIASPKAPSSPNVSGRNTPVEGGDEAGRGSTTIFKVSKDQAQRNAQQLYEQERATQKSHIHMIVIGHVDAGKSTLMGHLLYDTGNVSQRVMHKHEQESKKLGKQSFMYAWVLDETGEERARGITMDVGQSRIETKTKIVTLLDAPGHKDFIPNMISGATQADVALLVVDATRGEFESGFELGGQTREHAILVRSLGVNQLGVVINKLDTVGWSKERFQEIVHKLKSFLKQAGFKESDVSFTPCSGLTGENLTKAAQEPALKAWYEGPNLLEVIEHFKVPERAIDRPLRMSVSDIYKGTGSGFCISGRIETGALCVNDKVLVGASREQAQVKSLSMDELTQTSVFAGDQVSVTLAGIDVNNITVGCIICDPQMPIPVTTRFQCRIIVFNVKVPITMGYPVLLHHQSLIEPAVVCKLTASIHKSTGEVVKKKPRCLGQNSCALVEVETSRPICIERYSDFKELGRIMLRVAGVTIAAGMVTKIR from the coding sequence ATGTCGCGTCACAGGATAGTACGCGGAATGGATTACAACGACGAATACGATGGCTACGACGATGTTTATGGCCATTCCGTTGATGATGATTGCGTCTCGCCTACGGATCAGCAATGGCTATACGACCGGGCTCGCGGTCAACAGAGTATGTCGGCGtttataaagaaaaacaagaacatcgaggaggaggcggaggatgatgatgaggaCGATGATGACGAGGCATACCAAAAGGCTCGCAGAGATTCGGAGAATTTCCAGATGCCGGAACTGGACGATATTGCGCAGGCCAAGCTCAGCTCCTGCGTGGATGAGGTGCGCAGCGTGGTGGGCGATGCAGTCTCCGAGCGTCGCATCGTGGAGACATCCATGCGTTTCGACTACGACATACAAAAGATTCTCGACGATATACTCAACGAGGAGACGAACAAAAAGGAGAAGGAGAAACGTCCACAAAAGCTGAAACTAAACGCAACAACGCCAGCAACAAAGTCTAGCACAACGCCCAAGCCGACGCCTACTAAAATAACGTTGTCCGCCGTAAAGGATGCACGACGTGGCTTCGACATTGCCTCGCCCAAAGCGCCCTCCTCGCCAAATGTGTCCGGCCGCAATACGCCCGTCGAAGGCGGCGACGAAGCGGGACGCGGCTCTACAACAATATTCAAAGTGTCCAAGGATCAGGCACAACGCAACGCCCAGCAGCTGTACGAGCAGGAGCGCGCGACGCAAAAGAGCCACATACACATGATTGTCATTGGGCACGTAGATGCCGGCAAGAGCACACTAATGGGCCATCTGCTCTACGACACGGGCAACGTTTCGCAGCGGGTGATGCACAAGCACGAGCAGGAGTCCAAGAAGCTAGGCAAACAGAGCTTCATGTACGCCTGGGTGCTGGACGAGACTGGCGAGGAGCGCGCCCGTGGCATCACCATGGATGTGGGCCAGTCGCGCATCGAGACCAAAACCAAGATAGTCACGCTCCTGGATGCGCCCGGCCACAAGGACTTCATACCTAACATGATATCGGGCGCAACGCAAGCGGACGTGGCGCTGCTTGTCGTGGATGCGACGCGTGGCGAGTTTGAGTCCGGCTTTGAGCTGGGCGGACAGACACGCGAGCATGCGATACTCGTGCGCTCGCTGGGCGTCAATCAGCTGGGCGTGGTCATTAACAAGCTGGACACGGTGGGCTGGTCCAAGGAGCGCTTTCAGGAGATTGTGCACAAACTTAAATCGTTTCTAAAACAGGCTGGTTTCAAGGAATCGGATGTCAGTTTCACGCCCTGCTCGGGCCTAACGGGCGAGAATCTCACGAAAGCCGCCCAGGAGCCCGCCCTGAAAGCCTGGTATGAGGGACCAAATCTTCTGGAAGTCATCGAACATTTCAAGGTACCCGAACGTGCCATTGACCGGCCGCTGCGCATGTCCGTCTCGGACATATACAAGGGCACCGGCTCAGGCTTCTGCATTTCGGGTCGCATCGAGACGGGTGCCCTTTGTGTCAACGACAAGGTGCTGGTGGGCGCTAGTCGGGAACAGGCGCAGGTCAAATCGCTCAGCATGGACGAGCTGACGCAGACGAGCGTATTTGCCGGCGACCAGGTCTCTGTGACACTGGCCGGCATCGATGTCAACAACATAACGGTGGGCTGCATCATATGTGATCCCCAGATGCCAATCCCAGTGACAACACGCTTCCAGTGTCGGATCATTGTCTTCAATGTAAAGGTGCCCATTACGATGGGCTATCCGGTGCTGCTGCATCATCAGTCGCTCATCGAGCCGGCCGTTGTCTGTAAGCTGACCGCATCTATACACAAAAGCACCGGCGAAGTGGTCAAGAAGAAGCCGCGTTGTCTGGGCCAAAACTCGTGCGCCCTGGTCGAGGTGGAGACCTCGCGTCCGATTTGCATTGAACGCTACTCGGATTTCAAGGAGCTGGGACGCATTATGCTGCGTGTGGCAGGCGTTACGATTGCCGCCGGCATGGTCACTAAAATCCGCTAA
- the Rap1 gene encoding ras-related protein Rap1, which yields MREYKIVVLGSGGVGKSALTVQFVQCIFVEKYDPTIEDSYRKQVEVDGQQCMLEILDTAGTEQFTAMRDLYMKNGQGFVLVYSITAQSTFNDLQDLREQILRVKDTDDVPMVLVGNKCDLEEERVVGKDLGKSLANQFNCAFMETSAKAKVNVNDIFYDLVRQINKKSPEKKQKKPKKSLCVLL from the coding sequence atgcgtgaatacaaaattgttgttttgggCAGCGGCGGCGTCGGCAAATCCGCTCTAACTGTACAATTTGTGCAATGCATTTTCGTGGAAAAATATGATCCCACCATTGAGGACAGCTATCGCAAACAGGTGGAGGTAGACGGTCAGCAGTGTATGCTGGAAATATTGGATACCGCCGGCACGGAACAGTTTACAGCCATGCGGGATCTCTATATGAAGAATGGCCAAGGCTTTGTGCTTGTCTATTCGATAACGGCGCAATCCACGTTCAATGATCTGCAGGATCTGCGAGAGCAAATATTGCGCGTCAAGGATACGGACGATGTGCCCATGGTGCtggttggcaataaatgcGATCTGGAGGAGGAGCGCGTCGTTGGCAAGGATCTGGGCAAGAGTTTGGCCAATCAATTCAATTGCGCGTTCATGGAGACctcagccaaagccaaagtgAATGTGAATGATATTTTCTACGATTTGGTACGGCAGATCAACAAGAAGTCACCcgaaaagaaacaaaagaaaccGAAAAAGTCCCTATGTGTTCTGCTATAA
- the LOC6622353 gene encoding CUE domain-containing protein 1 isoform X2 has protein sequence MATSTLQLEFSQAMADFKKMFPDIDREVIEAVLRANLGAVDQTIDQLLAMSTDNQSLINLSDSDRELRRNQQLIDATDGGTESGAAATAAAAAAGNTLLSTATASPNHHNTGASPKQRPLGASNRGSASNTPTKRTHTVALSSNSSSSNASRRWNPPILGVLPPGFLRVAPAPGQQDFELPDEQFALMLQNEEFMNQLRWNQDFMNALEKEQSGKAKGEDDAPFQERLKNMGKLSRKKFLQMARVFTWQRNKKVTTAKQIDSLPLREEPSDDEDHHPHHHHQQQQQQQQQQTQHQQQQSTQQQQSQVQQQQQGQLQLRK, from the exons ATGGCTACATCGACGTTGCAGCTGGAATTTTCACAGGCCATGGCCGATTTCAAGAAGATGTTCCCGGACATTGATCGCGAGGTGATTGAGGCTGTGCTGCGCGCTAATCTGGGTGCTGTGGATCAAACCATCGACCAACTGCTTGCTATGTCAACTGACAACCag AGTCTCATCAATCTCAGCGATTCGGACAGAGAGCTGCGACGCAATCAGCAGCTCATCGATGCCACAGACGGCGGCACGGAGAGCGGTGCcgcggcaacagctgctgctgctgctgccggcaaCACATTGCTAAGCACTGCGACCGCTTctccaaatcatcacaatACGGGCGCCTCGCCCAAGCAACGTCCGTTGGGCGCCTCGAACAGGGGCAGCGCCAGCAACACGCCCACCAAGCGCACGCACACCGTTGCATTGtcgagcaacagcagcagcagcaacgcctCTCGACGCTGGAATCCACCAATATTGGGCGTGCTGCCACCGGGATTTTTGCGCGTGGCGCCAGCACCTGGCCAGCAGGACTTTGAGCTGCCCGACGAGCAGTTTGCGCTGATGTTGCAAAACGAGGAGTTTATGAATCAGTTGCGATGGAATCAGGACTTCATGAATGCGCTGGAGAAGGAGCAGAGCGGCAAGGCCAAGGGCGAAGATGATGCACCATTCCAAGAGCGGCTCAAGAATATGGGCAAGCTGTCGCGCAAGAAATTCCTACAAATGGCGCGCGTCTTCACCTGGCAGCGCAACAAGAAGGTGACCACCGCCAAACAGATCGATTCGCTGCCCTTGCGCGAGGAGCCCAGCGACGATGAGGATCATCaccctcatcatcatcatcaacagcagcagcagcagcagcaacagcagacccagcaccagcagcaacagtcgacacaacaacaacagagccaggtgcagcaacagcagcagggtCAATTGCAGCTGCGCAAGTAA
- the LOC6622353 gene encoding CUE domain-containing protein 1 isoform X1 yields the protein MATSTLQLEFSQAMADFKKMFPDIDREVIEAVLRANLGAVDQTIDQLLAMSTDNQNEKLRNELDANVSPQQSLINLSDSDRELRRNQQLIDATDGGTESGAAATAAAAAAGNTLLSTATASPNHHNTGASPKQRPLGASNRGSASNTPTKRTHTVALSSNSSSSNASRRWNPPILGVLPPGFLRVAPAPGQQDFELPDEQFALMLQNEEFMNQLRWNQDFMNALEKEQSGKAKGEDDAPFQERLKNMGKLSRKKFLQMARVFTWQRNKKVTTAKQIDSLPLREEPSDDEDHHPHHHHQQQQQQQQQQTQHQQQQSTQQQQSQVQQQQQGQLQLRK from the exons ATGGCTACATCGACGTTGCAGCTGGAATTTTCACAGGCCATGGCCGATTTCAAGAAGATGTTCCCGGACATTGATCGCGAGGTGATTGAGGCTGTGCTGCGCGCTAATCTGGGTGCTGTGGATCAAACCATCGACCAACTGCTTGCTATGTCAACTGACAACCag AACGAAAAACTGCGCAATGAACTGGATGCTAATGTCTCACCACAACAGAGTCTCATCAATCTCAGCGATTCGGACAGAGAGCTGCGACGCAATCAGCAGCTCATCGATGCCACAGACGGCGGCACGGAGAGCGGTGCcgcggcaacagctgctgctgctgctgccggcaaCACATTGCTAAGCACTGCGACCGCTTctccaaatcatcacaatACGGGCGCCTCGCCCAAGCAACGTCCGTTGGGCGCCTCGAACAGGGGCAGCGCCAGCAACACGCCCACCAAGCGCACGCACACCGTTGCATTGtcgagcaacagcagcagcagcaacgcctCTCGACGCTGGAATCCACCAATATTGGGCGTGCTGCCACCGGGATTTTTGCGCGTGGCGCCAGCACCTGGCCAGCAGGACTTTGAGCTGCCCGACGAGCAGTTTGCGCTGATGTTGCAAAACGAGGAGTTTATGAATCAGTTGCGATGGAATCAGGACTTCATGAATGCGCTGGAGAAGGAGCAGAGCGGCAAGGCCAAGGGCGAAGATGATGCACCATTCCAAGAGCGGCTCAAGAATATGGGCAAGCTGTCGCGCAAGAAATTCCTACAAATGGCGCGCGTCTTCACCTGGCAGCGCAACAAGAAGGTGACCACCGCCAAACAGATCGATTCGCTGCCCTTGCGCGAGGAGCCCAGCGACGATGAGGATCATCaccctcatcatcatcatcaacagcagcagcagcagcagcaacagcagacccagcaccagcagcaacagtcgacacaacaacaacagagccaggtgcagcaacagcagcagggtCAATTGCAGCTGCGCAAGTAA
- the CNMa gene encoding uncharacterized protein CNMa isoform X1 — MTSTSSAGTCGVSIGHQLAILIVLLSIASQLSPGHALPRPTVGALPTQLLFNELLSSGPGNEDNTYYGEQLKYQQQQQQLQPKQVPSFNYFVNKWPSLRDLLLTADYDDDSVQPMESVERERAQLGSRLLARLHRLGDNGDGLDAGDDQPHYNILDDMSAVPTKKQSEGVKLSSSAKQHNIKKNVQFRKQYMSPCHFKICNMGRKRNSGSFVSY, encoded by the exons ATGACTTCTACGTCGTCAGCCGGAACGTGCGGCGTCTCTATCGGCCATCAGTTGGCCATTCTCATTGTGTTGCTGTCAATTGCGTCGCAATTGTCGCCTGGTCATGCACTGCCACGCCCCACTGTCGGTGCACTGCCAACGCAACTGTTGTTCAATGAGCTGCTCTCGTCCGGGCCGGGTAATGAGGACAACACCTACTACGGCGAGCAATTG AaataccagcagcagcaacaacaattgcagccaAAACAAGTGCCGTCATTCAACTACTTTGTCAACAAATGGCCCTCGCTGCGGGATCTGCTCCTGACTGCCGACTACGATGATGACTCCGTGCAGCCCATGGAGAGCGTGGAGCGCGAGCGTGCCCAGCTGGGCTCCAGGCTGTTGGCCCGCCTGCACAGGCTGGGCGATAATGGCGACGGCTTGGACGCTGGCGATGATCAGCCGCACTACAATATACTGGATGATATGTCGGCCGTGCCCACTAAGAAGCAGAGCGAGGGCGTCAAGCTGAGCTCAAGTGCCAAGCAGCATAACATCAAGAAGAATGTGCAAT TTCGTAAACAAT ATATGTCGCCGTGCCACTTTAAGATCTGCAACATGGGACGCAAACGCAATTCCGGCTCCTTTGTGTCCTACTGA
- the CNMa gene encoding uncharacterized protein CNMa isoform X2, whose protein sequence is MTSTSSAGTCGVSIGHQLAILIVLLSIASQLSPGHALPRPTVGALPTQLLFNELLSSGPGNEDNTYYGEQLKYQQQQQQLQPKQVPSFNYFVNKWPSLRDLLLTADYDDDSVQPMESVERERAQLGSRLLARLHRLGDNGDGLDAGDDQPHYNILDDMSAVPTKKQSEGVKLSSSAKQHNIKKNVQYMSPCHFKICNMGRKRNSGSFVSY, encoded by the exons ATGACTTCTACGTCGTCAGCCGGAACGTGCGGCGTCTCTATCGGCCATCAGTTGGCCATTCTCATTGTGTTGCTGTCAATTGCGTCGCAATTGTCGCCTGGTCATGCACTGCCACGCCCCACTGTCGGTGCACTGCCAACGCAACTGTTGTTCAATGAGCTGCTCTCGTCCGGGCCGGGTAATGAGGACAACACCTACTACGGCGAGCAATTG AaataccagcagcagcaacaacaattgcagccaAAACAAGTGCCGTCATTCAACTACTTTGTCAACAAATGGCCCTCGCTGCGGGATCTGCTCCTGACTGCCGACTACGATGATGACTCCGTGCAGCCCATGGAGAGCGTGGAGCGCGAGCGTGCCCAGCTGGGCTCCAGGCTGTTGGCCCGCCTGCACAGGCTGGGCGATAATGGCGACGGCTTGGACGCTGGCGATGATCAGCCGCACTACAATATACTGGATGATATGTCGGCCGTGCCCACTAAGAAGCAGAGCGAGGGCGTCAAGCTGAGCTCAAGTGCCAAGCAGCATAACATCAAGAAGAATGTGCAAT ATATGTCGCCGTGCCACTTTAAGATCTGCAACATGGGACGCAAACGCAATTCCGGCTCCTTTGTGTCCTACTGA